CGCCGTGCGGATCCTCACCGGGCCGCGCACCGTGCGCCAGGGGGACCGGGAGATCCCGCTGACCAGGATCGAGTACGACCTGCTGCTCTTCCTGGCCGAGCGGCCCCGACGGGTCTTCACCCGGCTGCAACTGCTCAACTCGGTCTGGGGCTACGACCACGCGGTGGCCCGCACCGTCGACGTGCACGTCCGCCGGCTACGGGCCAAGCTGGGCGTCGACGCGCCGCTGCTGACCACCGTGCACGGCATCGGCTACCGCCTCGCCGACGACGCTCGGGTGACCATCGAATCCTGAGCCGTAGCCGAGCCGAGCCGCGTGGCGGCGCGACGCGGCGCAGCCCGATCCGGGCGGCGTCGCGCTGTCCCGTACGCGTGACAGTCGGGCGCCTGGGAGCGTGATCAGCCGACGTCGTGCCCGGTGCGGGTCACCCGGCCGAGGGAACGCGAGGCGCCGCGACGACCCCCCGTATCAGGTCAACTTCCCGACTCTGCTGTAATCATCTGGCCTCGTACGCAGAGCGAGTGGTCGGCTCCGATGTGTCGGTCAATTGTCACATTCATGCAACGCGGCCGCCCCTTGACCCTTGCACGAGCGCCGGGAAGCATCGATAAGGCGGCGTCCCGGGGCCGTGGGGAAAACCCGGACCAGCCAAGGAGGACCATGTCGGTCAGCCCCGCATCGTCGCGCGCCGGATGGCATACGTCCCAACCCGCGCTGCCCGGTCGACCTCCCGGCGGTCAACGCCGTCCCACCAACACCGCCACGGCGGTGCTCACGGTCACCCTGTCCATCCCGCTCGCCTGCGAAGAGTCGCTGACCCCGGCGGCGCGGCGCCTGCTGGACGCGGCCCGGGAGATGCTGGAGCGGGGCGAGGGCACCATCACCGCCGTCCCGGTGGTCCCGGAGCGGCGCACCGAGGCGGTGCCGGCGGGGCGTACGCCGTCGCGGCAGTTCGCCGGGACCATCCCCACCCTGCACATCCTGGCCTCGTCCCGGTCGGTGCTGCGCGACGGCGAGCCGCTGCCGTTGACCCGGCTGGAGTTCGACCTGCTGCTGCACCTGGTCGCGCATCCCCGGCGGGTCTTCACCCGGCTCCAGCTGCTCAACGCGGTCTGGGGCTACGAGCACGCCGGCGTCCGCACGGTCGACGTGCACGTCCGCCGGCTGCGGGGCAAGGTCGGCGTGGACGTCCCCCTGGTCACCACCGTCTACGGCGTCGGCTACCGGCTGGCCGACGACGCCCGGGTCACCCTCGACCGCGCCGGCTGACCGGGCTCCATCCTCGACCGCACCGGCCCCCCGGTCCACGCGCGACCGCGCCGGCCGAGCGCCCGTGGGCCGGACCGGCTGCGAGGTCCCCGGTGACCGCCCGCCGGTGACCGGGCACGATGGTCGGATG
This is a stretch of genomic DNA from Micromonospora sp. WMMD1082. It encodes these proteins:
- a CDS encoding winged helix-turn-helix domain-containing protein — translated: MSVVTIGPRQHPPRRTNRARLVRPRTGPTLTITVDLTSGSVSPRLNRLLELLSEIAESGEGRLSQGEVVDRAPGEDPHAVRILTGPRTVRQGDREIPLTRIEYDLLLFLAERPRRVFTRLQLLNSVWGYDHAVARTVDVHVRRLRAKLGVDAPLLTTVHGIGYRLADDARVTIES
- a CDS encoding winged helix-turn-helix domain-containing protein, yielding MSVSPASSRAGWHTSQPALPGRPPGGQRRPTNTATAVLTVTLSIPLACEESLTPAARRLLDAAREMLERGEGTITAVPVVPERRTEAVPAGRTPSRQFAGTIPTLHILASSRSVLRDGEPLPLTRLEFDLLLHLVAHPRRVFTRLQLLNAVWGYEHAGVRTVDVHVRRLRGKVGVDVPLVTTVYGVGYRLADDARVTLDRAG